One Corynebacterium aurimucosum genomic window, GCCAGCTCTACTGCTTCCAGATTAGGCCTTATCCACGCTCCCCTTCCGGGAAGGCGTCGGCCGGGATCCGGAACAACACGGCATCCTGTGGGATCACCCTTATCGGCGACAACCCTCAGCAGTTCCGTGTCGGGATGCTTTTGACGCGTAGCGATACAGGTGCGGAGACGCTGTCCTCGAGACATCCAACTCCTTAGGTCATATCGCTATTGCTGCTACGCCACAGCATTCCTGCATGTGGGCCGTTGTCTAGTCTACGCGAAAATAGGCCAAACCTTTAATTCCACCGCAGGCTGCTCGGAAAGCTAGTCCCGAGCGGCGTCGGAGTGAATATCAATCTTCCATCCGGTCAGGCGTGCTGCGAGGCGTGCGTTCTGGCCTTCCTTGCCGATAGCGAGCGAAAGCTGGTAATCCGGCACGGTTACCTTGGCCACCTGCGCTTCCTCGTCGAGGATTTCTACGCGCACGACCTTCGACGGGGCGAGAGCATTGCCCACGTAAACGGCTGGGTCTTCGTTGAAGTCGATGATGTCAATCTTCTCACCCCCGAGTTCACGCATAACGTTGCTGACGCGAGAGCCCTTCGGGCCGATACACGCACCCTTGGCGTTGAGGCCCTTGGCGTGGCCGCGAACGGAGATCTTGGAGCGGTGGCCAGCCTCTCGGGCAATAGCGATAATCTCGACCGCACCGTCGGCAACCTCCGGGACCTCCAGCTCAAAGAGACCGCGAACCAGCTCGGGGTGAGTACGCGACAGCGTGATCTGCACCTTAGCGCCGTTGCGGTTCACGCCCACGACATAGGCCTTGACGCGGTCACCGTGCTCGAGCTTCTCCCCTGGCAGCTGCTC contains:
- a CDS encoding YlxR family protein, whose product is MSRGQRLRTCIATRQKHPDTELLRVVADKGDPTGCRVVPDPGRRLPGRGAWIRPNLEAVELAERTRAFRRALRLSTDVDTGHVREYLAATQQVQSAGNSPCDPELKRKTEH
- the nusA gene encoding transcription termination factor NusA; amino-acid sequence: MNIDLEALRTIQRERGVPVKDLLEAIAGALLYSYLDHRAESAETKAEGTKSRVDIDADSGAVTVIVTESDPETGEVISEYDDTPDNFGRIGAQAVRDAILRKLRENEAERTYDSYSELTGTVVSGVVQRDIHANKRGVVVVQLGTEHDSQDAFLLPAEQLPGEKLEHGDRVKAYVVGVNRNGAKVQITLSRTHPELVRGLFELEVPEVADGAVEIIAIAREAGHRSKISVRGHAKGLNAKGACIGPKGSRVSNVMRELGGEKIDIIDFNEDPAVYVGNALAPSKVVRVEILDEEAQVAKVTVPDYQLSLAIGKEGQNARLAARLTGWKIDIHSDAARD